Below is a window of Gemmatimonadota bacterium DNA.
CATGTAAACCTCCAGCTTGATTCCACGGGGCGCAAGTCGTTCTTCCTGGAGGTCGATACGCAGGCACGGGTCGGCTTCTACGCCCAGCACACCGCGGAAGAGTTCGATCTCCAACTGAAGAACGGGGAAGGATCGGTACTCAGGCAGGAGGTCGAGCGCACCTGGGTCGCACAGCATGAGCACGACGACGAAGTGGGTTCGATCGCCATCGAGCGGGAGGGCGACGTCGATCCCGACCGGCTCAACAAGTGGCTTAGTACACTGCTCATGGAACGCGGGGTGGACATCTTCCGAATGAAGGGCTTCATCAGCCTCGCGGGCGAGTCCCGTCGCTTCGTCTTCCAGGGGGTTCACATGCTCTTTGACGGCCAGCCGGATCGAGAATGGGGGGATGAGCCCCACCACAATCAGCTCGTCTTCATCGGCCGCAACCTCGATGAGCAGGACATGCGACAGGGGTTCAACGCATGTCTGGTTTGAACGACGGTAACCCGGACGGTGTAATTCGCCGAGGTTGGTCTGCGTCGGTCGGTGATTACCCCATCGCCGGGGGCTGGATACTGCGCGGTGAGGCGCTGGCGATCGGTGACACCGCGGGTAGCGTCTACGCGTTCGACAGCAAGTCCGGCGCGACCGCGTGGGCAAGCCACGAGGTTCATGAGGGCGGTGTGCTCGCAGTGTCGATCCACCCGGGCGGAACCGCGTTCGCTACGGCCGGGCAGGACGGTCGAGTCATAATCTGGTCTGCCTCCGATGGTCAGGTAAGCCGGGCCATCGACGTCGGAAACAGTTGGGTGGAAAACGTGGCGTGGTCGCCGGACGGCCAGTGGCTGGCGATATCCTGCTCCAGGCACGTATACGTATATACCGTGGACGGCACGGAGGTCTGGCGATCGGACGCCCATCCGAGCACCGTCAGCGCGATCGCCTGGTCCGGCGCGGCAGAGCTGGCGACGGCCTGTTACGGTCGCGTGACGTTCTTCGACGCGATCATCGGCGAGCCTCGACAGAAGCTGGAATGGCAGGGGTCCCTGGTGTCGATGGTATTGAGCCCGGACGGGGGCATCGTGGCCTGCGGCAGCCAGGACAACTCGGTGCACTTCTGGCGTCGAGACACGGGAAAGGACTCCATGATGTCCGGATATCCGGGCAAGCCTTCGGCCCTTGCCTTCGATGACACCGGCACCCTTTTGGCCACTGGCGGAGGGGAGGCGGTTACGGTCTGGAGCTTCGAGGGTAGGGGTCCGGAAGGCACGCGGCCCGGCGTATTGGACTACCATGCTCAGTTCATCACCGTACTTTCCTTCGCGCCCGGAGCGATAAACCTGGCATCGGGAGGCCGCGATGGGACCGTGGCTGCGTGGTCGCTGCAGCGAGATGGAGAAGGAGATCTGATCGGGTCCGGGGACGTGGCGGATGTCGTCGCCGGGTTGCACTGGCGGCCGGACGGGGGTGCCCTCGCCGCGCTCGATGCGCAGGGCGGCGTGACGGTCTGGCGAGTGAAAAACTGGTGAAGTACAAACGCTGGCTCTATCTCGGCCACCGCTGGCTGGGGATCTGCATGTGCCTGCTCGTGGCCATGTGGTTCTTCTCCGGCGTGGTGATGATGTATGTCGGTTTTCCGCAATTGACACGGGCGGAACGTCTTGCCGCGCTGCCGGTACTTGAACCGGATAAACTGTGGACCGGACCTGCTGAACTGTTGCAGTGCCTTGATCCGGCGCAGACCATCGAGGAACTGCGCCTTACCACCGTACTTGGACGGCCCGCCTGGCTCCTGCGTACCGGCGATGGCAACCACCATGGTCTGTTTGCCGACAACGGCGGTGTGATCGGTGAGATAGACGATGAAGACGCCGTTCACGCAAGCCGCGTTTATGTCCACTCAACCGGCCTCTCATCGATACAACCGGTGCACAAGGCACTCCTGCTCGTGGACCAGTGGTCCGTGTCCAGCAGCCTTCATCCTCATCGGCCGCTTCACTCGGTGGCATTGAACGATCCGGCCGGTACTGAACTGTATGTCTCTTCGGTGACCGGGGAAGTGGTACGCGATACTAACGCGCTGGAGCGCGGCTGGAACTGGCTGGGGGCGAACCTACACTGGATCTACCCTGTGCAGCTTCGCCAGCATGTCTCTGTCTGGCACTGGGTGGTCGTGGTGCTCTCACTCGCCGGCCTGGTATCCATGGTCACCGGTGCGGTGATCGGCTTTCTGCGATTGAGGTTTCGCAGGCGTTACCGCGGCAAAGATGTGACTCCCTACCGGGGCACGCTGAAACTACACCATATTCTGGGGTTGATTTTCGTGATACCGCTGACCACCTTCCTGCTCAGCGGCCTTCTGTCGATGAATCCCTGGGGGGTGTTTGACGATGACATTCCCTTCGGCGATCGCCTCGCCGCCTACCGAGACACGCCCACCGTCGGCGCCCTCGCCGCCTATCTGGACACGCCCACCTACGGCGCATTCGACGTCGGCGCCACCCATGTCGATGCAGTCTCCAGCGGCACGACCCATGTCGGTGCGCTCGCCGTCGGCACCGCTACCGTCCGCAGCCATCTGGACGGGGTCTGTCTACGACTCACTCGGTCACAGCCTGGAAATGCCGTCTGGCCGCGGCCTGAGTTTCCCGACAGACACGCGCGAACTGGTGTGGCAATGGCTGGGTGGTTCACCCTATGCCTATGCCGTCACCGGCGATGGCCAACGTCAAATGCTGACTTCATCGGAGCAGGGCAGTCTCGAGGAATCCGTCCTCACGCAAATAAAGCGGGGCATGGCCGGCCACCGGACCGTCTACATCGAACGGCTTACGGATTACGATCTCTATTACTACTCCCATCACCAGCGGTGGCGTCCACTACCCGTGTTGCGGGTGCGCTTCGATGATGCCAACGCAACCTGGTACCACATCGACCTCACCACCGGTGAGCTGATCAATCAACTCACGGAGACCGGGCGCGCGAAACGCTGGCTTT
It encodes the following:
- a CDS encoding PepSY domain-containing protein → MKYKRWLYLGHRWLGICMCLLVAMWFFSGVVMMYVGFPQLTRAERLAALPVLEPDKLWTGPAELLQCLDPAQTIEELRLTTVLGRPAWLLRTGDGNHHGLFADNGGVIGEIDDEDAVHASRVYVHSTGLSSIQPVHKALLLVDQWSVSSSLHPHRPLHSVALNDPAGTELYVSSVTGEVVRDTNALERGWNWLGANLHWIYPVQLRQHVSVWHWVVVVLSLAGLVSMVTGAVIGFLRLRFRRRYRGKDVTPYRGTLKLHHILGLIFVIPLTTFLLSGLLSMNPWGVFDDDIPFGDRLAAYRDTPTVGALAAYLDTPTYGAFDVGATHVDAVSSGTTHVGALAVGTATVRSHLDGVCLRLTRSQPGNAVWPRPEFPDRHARTGVAMAGWFTLCLCRHRRWPTSNADFIGAGQSRGIRPHANKAGHGRPPDRLHRTAYGLRSLLLLPSPAVASTTRVAGALR
- a CDS encoding PQQ-binding-like beta-propeller repeat protein, whose protein sequence is MSGLNDGNPDGVIRRGWSASVGDYPIAGGWILRGEALAIGDTAGSVYAFDSKSGATAWASHEVHEGGVLAVSIHPGGTAFATAGQDGRVIIWSASDGQVSRAIDVGNSWVENVAWSPDGQWLAISCSRHVYVYTVDGTEVWRSDAHPSTVSAIAWSGAAELATACYGRVTFFDAIIGEPRQKLEWQGSLVSMVLSPDGGIVACGSQDNSVHFWRRDTGKDSMMSGYPGKPSALAFDDTGTLLATGGGEAVTVWSFEGRGPEGTRPGVLDYHAQFITVLSFAPGAINLASGGRDGTVAAWSLQRDGEGDLIGSGDVADVVAGLHWRPDGGALAALDAQGGVTVWRVKNW